The nucleotide window ACTTTGCTATTTCAAAACCCAATGTTTCATAGAATTTTACAGCGCGCTCGTTATCTGCGCTTACATCTAAAGTTATTTCATCAAAACCTTGCGCTTTTGCTTTATCTTCAATATCTTTCATAAGCGCTTTACCATAACCTTTTCCCTGCTCTCTTTTATCTATTATTACACTGGATATATAAAGCCTCCTTAAAGGGCCCATATATTTTGGTTCTGTTTTAATAAAACCAATTACACAGCTTTTATTTTCATCCTGTTTTTTATCTTTTTCTTG belongs to Candidatus Micrarchaeia archaeon and includes:
- a CDS encoding GNAT family N-acetyltransferase, coding for QEKDKKQDENKSCVIGFIKTEPKYMGPLRRLYISSVIIDKREQGKGYGKALMKDIEDKAKAQGFDEITLDVSADNERAVKFYETLGFEIAKYLMRKTL